From the Bacteroidia bacterium genome, the window AAATGATTGAACAAAGTTAACGTAATAATGCAGCAGCTTACTTGCTTAAAGAGTAAGTATTCACGATTTTTTTAACATTTAAAGGTGAGGCATTTATTGTTAAAAACCCGAGAGAAAGTTTGTTTTACAGATTGGTTTTTATCAGGTAAAAACGCCTGAGAACGGCAGTTTATTTTAGCAACCCATTGACTCCAGCACCAAAAAGTGCAAAGTCATATTTTACAGGGTCTTTTTTATCAAATTCTTGGAGGCTTATAGTCAACTCTTCAACCGCTTTCCAATCATCTTGTTGTCTTCTCAAAAGCCCAAGAAGTCGTGCTGTACGCCCTGTGTGTACGTCTAAAGGACAGTAGAGTAGTGCTGATGAAATATCCCAAATTCCAAAGTCAACACCTGCTTGGTCTTTTCTTATCATCCAGCGCAGAAACATATTGAATCTTTTACAACCTGAATTTTTTAATGGGTCGCCTAAATGTTTTGTGGTGCGTGGTTGACAGGATTGGGAGAATAGTTTCTGCCTGAATAAACTCATAGCCACAGGTATGGGATTGTTGTTTACAAAAGTTGAAAAGCAGTTTCCTAACGATCCATATTCGTTGTATATATTTTTTATTGCTTTAAAAATATATACGCAATCTTCTCCATTAAAAGTACGATGAACAAACTTTCTGAAGTGGTTATAATCATTATTTGATGCATTTATGATAAATGATTTTGGAGTATGCTCCATCATTTTCATAAGAGATTGTGCATTTTTCAATATGGTTTTACGCTGCCCCCACGAGATGAGAGAGGTCAGAAAAGCGCTGATTTCAATGTCGCCACTGTCTGAAAACATGTGGGGAATAGAGATTGGGTCATCATCAATAAAATCTCTTCTGTTGTAGCGCAGAAATAAATCGTCTAAGTATAGTTTTAACTCATGATCATTCATGACATTTTGCTATCAAACTTCCTTGCCGCTGTCTTTACTTCTAAATGAGATTGCAACAGGAACTCCACTCAGATTAAAGTTTTCACGAAGTTTATTTTCAAGAAATCTTCTGTAAGAGGTTTGAATATATTGCGGATTGCTACTGAAAAATACAAAACGCGGATACGGCCCAGGGACCTGGGTAATATATTTTATGTTTATGAGTTTGCCTTTGACAGATGGTGGTGGATAGTTTTCTATGAAAGGCAGAATTTTTTTGTTTAGTTGCGATGTAGGAATGTGCTGTGTTCTGTTTTTGAAAACATCAATGGCAGTTTCAAGTGCTTTAAAAATACGTTGCTTGTTTAGTACTGATGTAAAGATTATAGGAACATCCGTTAAAGGAGCAATGGCTTCTTTTATTTCTTCTGTAAACTTTTTTGTTGAATTATTTTCTTTGTCAATTAAATCCCATTTATTCACCAAGAACACAACCCCTTTATGATTGGTTTGAATGAGGTGAAAAATATTGGCATCCTGTGCTGTAAATCCTTTCTCTGCATCAATCATAAAAAGGCATACGTCACTTTGTTCAATAGCTCTTATACTGCGCATTACAGAGTAAAATTCCAAATCTTCTTTCACTTTAGCTTTCTTTCTCAATCCGGCTGTGTCAACTAAAATAAAGTCGAAACCAAAATTTGAATAACGGATATTTATACTGTTTCTTGTTGTTCCTGCAATTGGAGTAACAATACTTCGTTCTACTCCAGTGAGCATATTCATCAATGACGATTTACCTACATTAGGTTGTCCGATAATAGTGATTTTAGGTAAATCCTCTTCAGCCTCATCATCAGGCTTAAAAACTTTTACAACTGCATCAAGTAGTTCGCCAGTGCCACTGCCGTTTGATGATGAAATACAATAATAGTCACCAAGACCGAGTGCGTAAAATTCAACTGCATCATTCAATTGCTTTGGAGAATCAACTTTGTTGACTACCAAAAATGTTTTCTTGTTACTGTTGCGAAGCAGTTGTGCAATATCCTCATCAAAATCATTAAGTCCTTCTCGGGCATCGGTAACAAAGAGTATAATGTCGGCTTCATCAATTGCCAGCTTAACTTGCTTTCTTATTTCAGATTCAAAAATATCTTCTGAACCGGAAACATATCCTCCTGTATCAATTACAGAAAACTTTTTTCCTGTCCATTCTCCTGTACCATAGTGTCTGTCTCGTGTTACTCCCGATTCGTCATGTACGATGGCGTCCATACTTTCTGTCAACCTGTTGAACAGTGTTGATTTCCCTACATTTGGTCTGCCTACAATAGCGATTATGTTGCTCATTTTTATTTGTTATTCTTTGTAGCCGAATTTATTCAGCTGTTGCTCGTTATTCCGCCAGTCTTCTCTTATCTTTACTGTCAGTTCAAGAAAAACCTTTTTGCCTGTCATCTCTTCGATTTTCTTTCTGCTGTCAGTACCTAACTTTTTTATTGCCAAACCATTTTTCCCCAATAAAATGGCTTTTTGTGATTCTCTTTCTACAAAAATATAACTCTTGATTTTAGTCAGCTTAGGAGTGTCTTTAAATTCTTCTATACTAACTTCAACACTATATGGTATTTCTTTATCATATTGTAGAAAAATTTTCTCACGAATTATTTCGGCAGCAAAAAATCTTTCATTTCTATCAGTCAATGTGTCTTTATCAAAATAGGGAGGTGCTTCAGGAATAAATTGTAATAGAGTTTTAATGAGAACATCACCACCAAATTTTTCTTTTGCAGAAATGGGTACTATGGCATCAGGATTTAGCTGTTGCTCAATTTTCTGAACTATATTTTCAAGTTCTTCCTGATTACTTAAATCAATTTTGTTCAATGCTACAACTAATTTTTTGTCACCTGGAAGCAGTGTTTTAAATTTCTCTGCATCCATATCATTTCCCAGAGCATCGTACACTAACAGAACGACATCAGCGTCAGCAAATGCACTTTGAACGAACGTCATCATTCGTTGATGCAGCTGATATCCTGGTGTGATAATGCCCGGTGTATCAGAAAACACCAATTGATAATCTGGTTGTGAAACAACACCTCTTATCCGATGCCGTGTAGTTTGAGCCTTATGCGTTACTATACTTAAGTCCTGCCCCAAAAGAGTATTTAAAAGGGTAGATTTTCCTGCATTTGGTTTGCCTACAATAGCTATAAATCCTGCTTTATGCACTTTGAAATTTTTCCTGCGAAGGTAGTCAAGAAAATGGGACAAAATTTACTTCGATAAAATTAGATGTCATCCTGCTGTATTATCCTTGTTTTTAAGCATGGCATTAGCAATTGCACCAGACATGGCATCGTCACGTTTTTGGAGATAGGTAACAATGTTTTCGTAATCTTTCTTATTTCGGTTTTGCGAAAGTTTATCTTTTGCATCAATATGTGAAACAACAATTTCAAATCCAATTATCCCACTTAAATTTTCACGAATAACTTTAGCGTCTATATTATCAAAAAATTTTGGTTTCTCTTCTTTCGATTCGTAATGATCTGTTAGTTGTATTAAGCTTTGAAGCAGCTCAATTTCCGATTGTATTTTTATTTTACCATGACAATGTACCGCCTGATAATTCCAGGTTGAAACATTTTCATGGCTATACCAAGAGGAAGAAATATAGCAATGCGGGCCTGAAAAAATCACTAAAGCATCGTTGCCATCAGATAAAGTGCTGCATTGTGGGTTTTCTTTTGAAATATGACCGTGTAATACAAGATTGTTGTCTATTACCAAAGGCGTCAGTGGAATATGAGTAGCAAACATTTTGGTTTCTGAATGCGTTATTAAAATTCCAAAACTGTTTTCCTTTATGAAGTCAACCTGTTGGTGAAAATTGGTATTGCGGAAATATTCAGAGATGTACATAAGAAGAGAAAATGATTTTAGTAGGCCATCACACTTTCAAGTTTTTCCTGATAGAGTTTTGAATATTCACTGATGTTACCGAATTTTTCTTCGTCAACAATGATGTCGCCATGTGTCACAACACCAAGATTGGTAAAATCAACTCCTGAATCAGCTACTAAGCTTATAAATTCATCCATTTGCTCTTCAGAAACACTAACTACAACACGACTTTGAGATTCGCCAAAAAGAAATGCATCTTTTCTTATATCCTCATCAGAATTGATTTCAAACCCTACACTATTAATGATGGCAGACTCAAGCAATGAAATAAAAAGACCACCATCAGAAACATCGTGTACAGACTGTACACATCCGGCTTTGATTAATTGTTTTATGAGTTGTTGAACATCATATTCTTCATCGAGATTAAATTCCGGTGCAGGACTGTGGTTGATGCCATGTGTGCTGACAAGATATTGTGATGATGCAATACAGTTTTTAGAAGAGCCAATCAAAAATATCTGATCACCTGAATTTGAAAAAGACAATGTTGCTGCTTTGTTTTTATCACTGATAATACCAATCATTCCAATAGTTGGAGTAGGGTAAACGGGCACATCTTCATTACCTATTTTCGACTGGTTGTAAAAGCTGACATTTCCACCTGTCACCGGAGTATGGAATTTTTCACAAGCTTTTGACATGCCTTTAATGCTATGAACAAACTGCCAGTAAACTTCAGGGTTATATGGATTGCCGAAGTTCAAGCAATTGGTAACAGCTGAAGGTTCTCCTCCTGTACAAACAATATTTCGTGCAGCTTCTGCTACTGCAATAGCACAGCCTTGTTCTGGATCTGCAAACAC encodes:
- a CDS encoding TIGR02757 family protein, producing MNDHELKLYLDDLFLRYNRRDFIDDDPISIPHMFSDSGDIEISAFLTSLISWGQRKTILKNAQSLMKMMEHTPKSFIINASNNDYNHFRKFVHRTFNGEDCVYIFKAIKNIYNEYGSLGNCFSTFVNNNPIPVAMSLFRQKLFSQSCQPRTTKHLGDPLKNSGCKRFNMFLRWMIRKDQAGVDFGIWDISSALLYCPLDVHTGRTARLLGLLRRQQDDWKAVEELTISLQEFDKKDPVKYDFALFGAGVNGLLK
- the der gene encoding ribosome biogenesis GTPase Der; this encodes MSNIIAIVGRPNVGKSTLFNRLTESMDAIVHDESGVTRDRHYGTGEWTGKKFSVIDTGGYVSGSEDIFESEIRKQVKLAIDEADIILFVTDAREGLNDFDEDIAQLLRNSNKKTFLVVNKVDSPKQLNDAVEFYALGLGDYYCISSSNGSGTGELLDAVVKVFKPDDEAEEDLPKITIIGQPNVGKSSLMNMLTGVERSIVTPIAGTTRNSINIRYSNFGFDFILVDTAGLRKKAKVKEDLEFYSVMRSIRAIEQSDVCLFMIDAEKGFTAQDANIFHLIQTNHKGVVFLVNKWDLIDKENNSTKKFTEEIKEAIAPLTDVPIIFTSVLNKQRIFKALETAIDVFKNRTQHIPTSQLNKKILPFIENYPPPSVKGKLINIKYITQVPGPYPRFVFFSSNPQYIQTSYRRFLENKLRENFNLSGVPVAISFRSKDSGKEV
- the era gene encoding GTPase Era; its protein translation is MHKAGFIAIVGKPNAGKSTLLNTLLGQDLSIVTHKAQTTRHRIRGVVSQPDYQLVFSDTPGIITPGYQLHQRMMTFVQSAFADADVVLLVYDALGNDMDAEKFKTLLPGDKKLVVALNKIDLSNQEELENIVQKIEQQLNPDAIVPISAKEKFGGDVLIKTLLQFIPEAPPYFDKDTLTDRNERFFAAEIIREKIFLQYDKEIPYSVEVSIEEFKDTPKLTKIKSYIFVERESQKAILLGKNGLAIKKLGTDSRKKIEEMTGKKVFLELTVKIREDWRNNEQQLNKFGYKE
- a CDS encoding FMN-binding negative transcriptional regulator, producing MYISEYFRNTNFHQQVDFIKENSFGILITHSETKMFATHIPLTPLVIDNNLVLHGHISKENPQCSTLSDGNDALVIFSGPHCYISSSWYSHENVSTWNYQAVHCHGKIKIQSEIELLQSLIQLTDHYESKEEKPKFFDNIDAKVIRENLSGIIGFEIVVSHIDAKDKLSQNRNKKDYENIVTYLQKRDDAMSGAIANAMLKNKDNTAG